Below is a genomic region from Pseudomonas frederiksbergensis.
CCGGTCTGTCGTATGAGGAACGTCTGTCCGGCTCGCAAGCTCCGGCGCTGTACGCATTGTCATTGCTGATGGTCTTCCTCTGTCTGGCGGCGCTGTACGAAAGCTGGTCGATTCCGATTGCGGTGATGCTGGTTGTACCGCTGGGGATCATCGGTGCCCTGCTCGCCACGAGCCTTCGCGGTCTGTCCAACGACGTGTACTTCCAGGTGGGTCTATTGACAACCATCGGTCTGGCGGCGAAAAACGCCATTCTGATTGTCGAATTTGCCAAGGAACTGCATGAACAAGGGCGCAGCCTGACGGACGCAGCCATCGAAGCGTGTCGGATGCGTTTGCGACCGATCATCATGACCTCGCTGGCCTTCGTCCTCGGTGTGGTACCTCTGGCCATTTCCACCGGCGCAGGTTCGGGTAGCCAACATGCGATCGGTACCGGGGTCATCGGCGGTATGCTGACCGCCACCGTACTGGCGATCTTCTGGGTCCCACTGTTCTTTGTCACCGTGTCGTCGATAGGTCAACGCAAGACTGCGGACCAGGATGACGCTATTGAAACTCCTAAAGAGGCTAGCCAATGAGCAAGTCGCTACTCTCCCTAGCCATCGCCGCGTTCGTGCTCGGTGGCTGCTCGCTGATACCGGATTATCAGCAGCCTGCCGCACCGATTGCGCCGCAATACCCACAAGGTCCGGCGTACTCACCGGCCCAGGCCGCAAGCCAGGCAGCCGCCGAACAAGGCTGGAAGCAGTTTTTCCATGACCCGGCGCTGCAACAGCTGATCCAGACCGCTCTGGAGAACAACCGCGACCTGCGTGTCGCGGCACTGAACATCGACGCTTTTGCGGCTCAATACCGCATCTCGCGCGCCGACTTGTTCCCGGCCGTCTCGGCGACCGGCACCGGCAGCCGTCAGCGGGTTCCGGCGCGAGCCTCGCAGACTGGCAAAGCGGGTATCAGCAGTTCCTATTCGGCCACCGTGGGCGTCAGCGCCTATGAGCTCGACCTGTTCGGTCGGGTTCGCAGCCTGAACGAACAAGCGCTGCAATCGTACTTCGCCACTGAAGAAGCGCGCCGCAGTACCCAGATCAGCCTGGTGGCCAGTGTGGCCAACGCCTACCTGACTTGGCAGGCCGACAAGGAACAGCTGAAACTGTCCCAGGACACCCTGGCCGCCTTCGAAGAAAGCTACCGGCTCACCGCCCGGAGCAACGAAGTCGGCGTGGCGTCGGCGCTGGACCTGAGCCAGTCGCGTACGTCCGTGGAGACCGCCAAGGTACAACAGGCGAAATTCACTCGCCTGGTTGCCCAGGATGAAAACAACCTGGCACTGCTGTTGGGCACCGGTGTACCGGCCAACCTGGCAGCGGGCCAGCC
It encodes:
- the adeC gene encoding AdeC/AdeK/OprM family multidrug efflux complex outer membrane factor, with the translated sequence MSKSLLSLAIAAFVLGGCSLIPDYQQPAAPIAPQYPQGPAYSPAQAASQAAAEQGWKQFFHDPALQQLIQTALENNRDLRVAALNIDAFAAQYRISRADLFPAVSATGTGSRQRVPARASQTGKAGISSSYSATVGVSAYELDLFGRVRSLNEQALQSYFATEEARRSTQISLVASVANAYLTWQADKEQLKLSQDTLAAFEESYRLTARSNEVGVASALDLSQSRTSVETAKVQQAKFTRLVAQDENNLALLLGTGVPANLAAGQPLSDDLLSEVPAGLPSDLLQRRPDILEAEHKLKAANANIGAARAAFFPSISLTANAGTLSPDLSGLFKGGSGTWLFQPQINLPIFNAGSLSASLDYSKIQKDITIAQYEKSIQTAFQEVSDGLAARLTFNEQLQAQRDLVAANQNYYRLAERRYRIGVDSNLTFLDAQRQLFSAQQSLITDRLSQLVSEVNLYKALGGGWNAQTAKNEPVKEEAPKLKMF